In Meleagris gallopavo isolate NT-WF06-2002-E0010 breed Aviagen turkey brand Nicholas breeding stock chromosome 2, Turkey_5.1, whole genome shotgun sequence, the following are encoded in one genomic region:
- the LOC100539649 gene encoding orexin receptor type 2, with product MLMVVLLVFALCYLPISILNILKRVFGMFNHADDRETVYAWFTFSHWLVYANSAANPIIYNFLSGKFREEFKAAFSCCVFGIHSHHDERLTRGRASTESRKSLTTQISNFDNVSKHSEHVVLTNINTLTANGITATFSPLKSMELHLHIPGVNMSSNLDETVRISAGCTGNTENAEWDKFVPSVTKLTSMELQQG from the exons ATGCTAATGGTTGTCCTCCTGGTTTTTGCACTTTGCTATCTGCCAATTAGCATCCTCAATATCTTGAAAAG gGTTTTTGGGATGTTTAATCATGCTGATGACAGAGAAACCGTATATGCCTGGTTCACATTTTCACACTGGCTTGTATATGCAAACAGTGCAGCCAATCCTATTATTTATAACTTCCTCAGCG GGAAGTTTAGAGAAGAATTTAAAGCAGCGTTTTCTTGTTGCGTCTTTGGTATTCACAGTCACCATGATGAACGACTCACAAGAGGTCGTGCCAGTACAGAGAGTCGAAAATCTTTGACCACCCAGATCAGCAATTTTGACAATGTTTCAAAACATTCAGAACATGTTGTACTGACCAACATAAACACACTTACGGCAAATG GAATTACAGCTACATTCAGCCCTTTGAAGTCAATGGAACTGCATCTCCACATACCAGGAGTGAACATGTCTTCAAATTTAGATGAAACAGTGAGAATTTCTGCAGGATGCACTGGCAACACAGAGAATGCAGAATGGGATAAATTTGTCCCTAGTGTAACTAAACTTACCTCAATGGAATTACAGCAAGGATGA